A single region of the Candidatus Poribacteria bacterium genome encodes:
- a CDS encoding T9SS type A sorting domain-containing protein has product MKVTFFFILFILTVICVTTLFFSYNSFAQDSPQWHLPEGATARLGKGWLYEIRYSPDGTRLAAAGSIGVWIYDTATDEELALFTGYGYSVSALAYSPDGSMLAGGSFDGIVRLWDPETGEVLHSLEGHERSVRTIVFSPNGTTLASGSRDGTIRIWNLETGELLNTLEGHTEGVNSLVFSSNGETLISGSRDDTIRIWDVATGELKQTLEEHRDNVASIALSPDGRTLASGDLNAIIHLWDTTTWTVTQTLVGHTSHIYDLTYSPDGSRLASAGEDDTVRLWDANTGTHLITLTDHTADVYAVTFTPDGSMLTSGAWDASIRSWDPATGAHLKTITGHTDAVASVTFSADGTTLATRSWDKTIRLWDATTGQLRHTLIGHQDDVDVVVFGPDGRTLASGSQDDTVRLWDAVTGEHIKTLRGHYSYLISLAFSPDGSILASGSEDDSIRLWDATTGAHIETLWEHEAGVETLAFSPDSKMLASGSRDNTIRLWDVETHEVLHTITEHEDDVWTVAFSPDGKTLASGGGDTVSLWNVTTAERQQTFVKPIDPETIVEDPEASEGDAPAENPANATSIVFSPDGAILVSGSYDATIRLWDIGTAEQLEILEGHTYSITSVAVSPDGSTIASGSFDGTVLLWKFPMLTGIAEVLADVNGDGVVNIQDIVLIAAAFGETGENSADLNRDGVVNVQDLILIGNAFENIAGAPSAHALSTTQVEQWLRLAKREASRTIPTSMPDRFSYARGITVLERLLRTLTPQRTVLLANYPNPFNPETWIPYQLAGSSEVSISIYSTDGQLVRTLALGYQLVGIYESRNRAAYWDGRNTVGESVASGVYFYTLTAGDFTATRKMLILK; this is encoded by the coding sequence ATGAAAGTCACGTTTTTTTTTATATTATTTATATTAACTGTCATCTGTGTGACGACCCTCTTTTTCTCTTACAACAGTTTTGCCCAAGATTCACCACAATGGCATCTGCCCGAAGGTGCCACGGCGCGCCTCGGCAAAGGGTGGCTCTATGAAATTCGATATTCGCCGGATGGCACACGGCTTGCTGCCGCAGGCTCCATTGGTGTTTGGATCTATGATACAGCAACCGATGAAGAACTCGCACTTTTTACTGGATATGGATATAGTGTCTCGGCACTCGCATATTCCCCTGATGGGAGCATGCTTGCCGGTGGAAGTTTCGATGGGATCGTCCGCTTATGGGATCCTGAAACAGGTGAAGTACTACATTCTCTTGAGGGACATGAAAGGAGTGTCCGCACCATTGTTTTCAGTCCTAATGGGACGACGCTCGCCAGTGGCAGCAGAGACGGTACCATTCGTATATGGAATCTCGAAACAGGCGAGCTCTTGAACACACTTGAAGGTCACACAGAAGGCGTTAACAGCCTCGTTTTCAGTTCTAACGGTGAGACGCTCATCAGTGGCAGTCGAGACGATACCATTCGTATATGGGATGTCGCCACGGGTGAGTTGAAGCAGACGCTTGAAGAGCATCGAGATAATGTCGCCAGCATCGCGCTCAGCCCAGATGGAAGGACACTCGCTAGTGGGGATTTGAACGCAATTATCCACCTCTGGGACACTACCACGTGGACGGTCACACAAACCTTGGTTGGACATACATCTCATATCTATGACCTTACCTATAGTCCTGATGGGAGCCGCCTCGCGAGTGCGGGTGAAGATGATACCGTCCGTTTATGGGATGCAAACACCGGGACACACCTCATAACCTTGACCGATCACACTGCTGATGTTTATGCAGTCACTTTTACCCCTGATGGAAGTATGCTCACCAGCGGTGCTTGGGATGCTTCAATCCGCTCATGGGACCCTGCTACAGGGGCACATCTGAAAACTATTACAGGACACACAGATGCTGTCGCAAGCGTTACTTTCAGTGCCGATGGCACTACCCTCGCCACACGGAGTTGGGACAAAACCATTCGCTTGTGGGATGCAACCACAGGTCAGTTGCGCCATACGCTTATCGGACACCAAGATGATGTCGACGTCGTTGTGTTCGGTCCCGATGGACGCACACTCGCTAGTGGCAGCCAAGACGATACCGTCCGTTTATGGGATGCTGTCACGGGTGAACACATTAAGACGCTCAGGGGACACTATTCCTACCTCATCAGTCTTGCGTTCAGTCCAGATGGAAGTATCCTCGCCAGCGGTAGCGAGGACGATAGCATCCGCTTATGGGATGCAACCACGGGAGCGCACATAGAAACCCTATGGGAACACGAGGCAGGGGTGGAAACTTTGGCGTTTAGTCCGGATAGTAAGATGCTTGCCAGCGGTAGCCGGGACAATACCATTCGTTTGTGGGATGTCGAAACACATGAAGTCCTCCACACCATCACCGAACACGAAGATGATGTCTGGACAGTTGCGTTTAGTCCGGATGGCAAGACCCTCGCCAGTGGCGGTGGCGACACGGTGTCGCTCTGGAATGTTACCACGGCTGAGCGTCAGCAAACCTTTGTCAAACCTATTGACCCTGAAACAATCGTTGAAGATCCGGAAGCATCGGAGGGTGATGCACCGGCAGAGAATCCCGCAAATGCTACCAGCATTGTTTTCAGTCCAGATGGCGCGATACTTGTAAGTGGAAGTTATGACGCGACGATCCGCTTGTGGGACATTGGCACAGCGGAACAACTCGAAATACTTGAAGGTCATACATATTCGATCACAAGCGTTGCAGTCAGTCCTGATGGTAGCACAATCGCAAGTGGGAGTTTCGATGGAACGGTTCTCCTGTGGAAATTCCCGATGTTGACAGGGATAGCGGAAGTCCTTGCCGATGTTAATGGAGATGGTGTCGTCAATATTCAAGATATAGTCTTGATCGCAGCAGCTTTCGGAGAGACTGGCGAGAATAGTGCTGACCTAAACAGGGATGGCGTTGTTAATGTTCAAGATCTCATCTTGATTGGAAATGCTTTCGAGAATATCGCCGGAGCACCTTCGGCACACGCATTGTCAACAACACAGGTGGAACAATGGCTGAGGCTTGCCAAGCGAGAAGCGTCACGCACGATCCCAACTTCAATGCCGGATCGCTTTTCCTATGCGCGAGGGATTACGGTACTGGAACGACTGTTGAGAACATTGACTCCACAAAGGACTGTATTGCTTGCCAACTATCCGAATCCGTTCAACCCAGAAACGTGGATTCCCTATCAATTGGCAGGGTCTTCTGAGGTCAGTATCTCTATCTATTCCACAGATGGACAGTTAGTTCGGACATTGGCATTAGGCTATCAACTTGTGGGTATTTATGAATCTCGTAACCGTGCGGCGTATTGGGATGGCAGGAATACGGTGGGTGAGTCAGTGGCGAGTGGCGTATATTTCTATACATTAACGGCAGGCGATTTCACTGCTACGCGTAAGATGTTGATTTTGAAATAG
- a CDS encoding PorV/PorQ family protein: protein MTTSRSIYLLILILSLIPATIGIAADEGAHAAEFLSHGVGARALGMGSAFVAVADDATATYWNPAGLTKVKKHSFSAMYSDTFSTGDGSWLSKGLVTYNFVNYVYQIEDIGSVGLSWIRLGVDDIPRTTFIDVNNNGFLGDFQDKNGNGIKEDGEPYIDKPEVAEYFSNTDNALLISYARQVHPMAAVGGNLKLLNQSIFQNSGTGFGIDIGLIAEPYKGLRIGAMLLDATGTQVRWDTPDKPTFTRTRRLRFGTAYHFAVPRLGKGAIGADFETDQADLEVGGAGSGLMLRVGAEYWLFNTLAIRGGWNGHGLSAGAGLRLRINAMSFFVNYAFNTHTLGGSQRISVSGEF from the coding sequence ATGACAACAAGCCGATCTATTTATCTCCTTATACTAATACTCAGCCTCATACCAGCTACAATCGGTATTGCTGCAGACGAAGGCGCGCATGCTGCTGAATTTCTCAGCCACGGCGTAGGGGCACGTGCTTTGGGGATGGGGAGTGCCTTCGTTGCCGTCGCCGATGATGCAACCGCGACTTACTGGAATCCCGCCGGGCTTACCAAAGTCAAGAAACACAGTTTCTCGGCGATGTATTCCGATACCTTTAGCACCGGAGACGGAAGTTGGCTCAGCAAAGGCTTAGTGACCTATAACTTCGTCAACTACGTCTATCAAATTGAGGATATCGGCAGCGTCGGTCTGAGTTGGATCCGGCTCGGCGTTGACGATATACCGCGCACGACTTTCATCGATGTCAACAATAACGGGTTCCTCGGCGATTTTCAGGATAAAAATGGCAACGGCATCAAAGAGGACGGCGAACCCTATATTGACAAACCCGAAGTTGCCGAGTATTTCAGCAATACCGATAACGCCTTGCTCATCTCTTATGCCCGTCAAGTCCACCCTATGGCGGCTGTCGGTGGCAACCTCAAGCTCCTCAACCAATCTATCTTTCAAAACAGTGGAACTGGTTTCGGTATCGACATTGGACTCATTGCGGAACCTTACAAGGGGTTACGGATTGGTGCAATGTTATTAGATGCAACGGGCACCCAAGTCCGTTGGGATACTCCCGACAAACCGACATTCACTCGCACGCGCCGACTCCGATTCGGCACGGCCTACCACTTTGCCGTTCCGCGTCTCGGTAAAGGGGCGATTGGCGCGGATTTTGAAACCGATCAAGCTGATCTGGAGGTAGGCGGTGCTGGTAGCGGGCTGATGCTACGCGTCGGCGCGGAATACTGGCTCTTCAATACCCTTGCGATCCGTGGTGGCTGGAATGGACATGGACTCTCCGCAGGTGCTGGACTCCGCTTGCGGATAAACGCCATGTCGTTTTTTGTCAACTACGCCTTCAATACCCACACCCTCGGCGGCTCACAACGCATCTCTGTCTCCGGCGAATTTTAA
- a CDS encoding sugar phosphate isomerase/epimerase, with the protein MKERFGFDAPKNKPIEESIQWAAENGFGYIDFQADVPPNDIASFDAARVRRVRDLCDRHEIAMGIHPSSAINNAEYVPIMSEAVDTYLFANLELAQRLGCGWLIGHGGYHFGDVAQRRDVAIERIQRLVDKAEQAEILIFFENHNREPEHAEIHYIPHNVEETLWFFDALRSPYLKWAFNVAHGHLVPEGWRGFLDAFGVENIGQVRLNDNTGEYEIHLIPGEGTIDFADLFAQLNGRGYAGWFSLGFGDDADKVRVRDEFAGYV; encoded by the coding sequence ATGAAAGAGCGTTTTGGTTTTGATGCTCCAAAAAATAAACCGATCGAGGAATCGATCCAATGGGCGGCGGAAAATGGGTTTGGATATATCGACTTCCAAGCCGATGTGCCTCCAAATGACATAGCCTCGTTTGACGCAGCGCGTGTTCGCAGGGTCCGAGACCTCTGTGACAGACATGAAATCGCTATGGGTATTCACCCTTCGTCGGCAATCAACAATGCCGAGTACGTGCCGATTATGTCTGAAGCCGTCGATACCTACCTTTTTGCAAATTTAGAGCTTGCGCAACGGCTTGGATGCGGTTGGCTCATTGGGCATGGGGGGTATCACTTCGGAGATGTCGCCCAACGTCGAGATGTTGCGATTGAACGCATCCAGCGGTTAGTTGACAAAGCAGAACAGGCAGAAATCCTTATCTTCTTTGAAAATCACAATCGGGAACCGGAGCATGCTGAAATCCATTACATTCCCCATAATGTTGAAGAGACACTCTGGTTTTTCGATGCCCTTCGTTCTCCATATCTCAAGTGGGCGTTTAATGTTGCACACGGGCATCTCGTTCCTGAAGGATGGCGGGGATTTTTGGATGCCTTCGGTGTAGAGAACATCGGTCAGGTCCGTCTCAACGACAATACCGGTGAGTATGAAATCCATCTCATCCCCGGCGAAGGGACGATTGATTTTGCGGATTTATTTGCGCAGTTGAATGGGCGCGGCTATGCAGGTTGGTTTAGTCTTGGTTTCGGTGATGACGCAGATAAAGTGCGTGTTCGAGATGAATTTGCTGGGTACGTGTAA
- a CDS encoding efflux RND transporter periplasmic adaptor subunit, protein MKKVLIGILIVLAIAAIIGLPRFLKPEKPEMQQAQATVLKPVEIKKAARGEIRSELELSGTIQAESQISVFPKVAGRLVALNVDEGDSVKKGTSLAVVEHEELELAVQQAEATLKAAETAYEQTKQLAEVRVSSQIAQAKAQFRAAEIALQQVVDLSEIRTVTQIEQAQAALESLVANLQKIKSGARDEDRRQAEAGLSQADANLANARSNHERMVQLFQNGAISQQSVESAKTQLDVAVAQQKIVSEQLQLIDNGARAEDIQAMEAQVEQAEASLRLAQTQASTKTWEKDIELARSQVETARAGLISAEALKTAKSWEAEITSAKTARTQAEVALKLAQKRLNDATIRAPISGIISRRTLDLGGMALPAAPLFEIVNIDTVKATVEVIEVQLSQLALNQQAFIEIDGIDAQMSGSVAFISPTLTPARRTAIVEVRIDNPQGTLKPGMFAKVTIPIQVHTDAILISRASLIEDANAKTQNVFVIEDGVSQRRVVEIGLLRGAEAEVLSGLTEGEAVVTAGQHSLKQGESVRVVNP, encoded by the coding sequence GTGAAGAAAGTACTGATTGGTATACTCATAGTATTAGCAATAGCGGCGATTATTGGCCTGCCGCGGTTTCTAAAACCAGAAAAACCTGAGATGCAACAAGCCCAAGCCACAGTCCTAAAGCCAGTGGAAATTAAAAAAGCAGCACGTGGCGAGATTCGTTCAGAACTCGAATTGTCCGGTACCATTCAAGCGGAATCACAAATCAGCGTATTTCCGAAAGTCGCGGGTCGTCTTGTTGCCTTAAACGTAGATGAGGGGGATAGTGTTAAAAAAGGCACATCTCTTGCTGTTGTAGAGCATGAGGAATTGGAACTTGCAGTACAACAAGCCGAAGCGACCCTGAAAGCCGCGGAAACCGCTTATGAACAGACAAAGCAGCTCGCAGAAGTGCGTGTAAGTTCGCAGATTGCGCAGGCGAAGGCGCAGTTTCGCGCTGCAGAGATCGCGCTACAACAGGTAGTTGACCTCTCTGAAATCCGAACCGTCACGCAAATAGAACAGGCACAAGCCGCATTGGAATCTCTTGTTGCGAACCTCCAGAAAATTAAAAGCGGTGCGCGTGATGAAGACCGGCGACAAGCGGAAGCGGGATTAAGTCAAGCCGACGCAAACCTTGCGAATGCCAGAAGCAATCACGAACGCATGGTGCAACTCTTCCAAAATGGGGCAATTAGTCAGCAATCCGTTGAAAGTGCAAAGACGCAGTTAGACGTTGCAGTTGCGCAACAGAAAATAGTTTCAGAGCAACTTCAACTTATCGATAACGGCGCGCGTGCTGAGGATATTCAAGCCATGGAGGCACAAGTTGAGCAGGCAGAAGCCTCCTTACGGCTTGCACAGACCCAAGCATCCACGAAGACATGGGAGAAGGACATTGAACTTGCGCGTTCCCAAGTCGAAACCGCGCGGGCAGGACTGATCTCCGCGGAGGCTTTAAAGACCGCTAAGAGTTGGGAAGCCGAGATTACGTCCGCGAAAACCGCACGTACGCAGGCAGAGGTCGCTCTGAAACTCGCTCAAAAACGTCTGAATGATGCCACAATTCGCGCCCCAATTTCCGGGATCATCTCCAGACGCACCTTGGATTTAGGGGGCATGGCACTTCCCGCAGCGCCGCTTTTTGAAATCGTTAATATTGATACCGTCAAAGCCACTGTGGAAGTTATTGAAGTCCAGTTGAGCCAATTGGCACTTAATCAACAGGCATTCATAGAGATTGATGGCATAGATGCCCAAATGTCCGGTAGCGTTGCTTTTATTAGTCCAACTTTAACACCCGCACGTCGCACCGCTATCGTTGAAGTCCGCATTGACAACCCGCAGGGAACTCTGAAACCGGGGATGTTCGCGAAAGTTACCATCCCTATTCAGGTGCATACAGACGCCATTCTCATCTCGCGTGCCTCGCTCATTGAGGATGCTAACGCAAAGACGCAGAATGTCTTCGTCATTGAGGATGGAGTGAGCCAGCGTCGTGTCGTGGAAATCGGGCTTTTGCGTGGGGCGGAGGCTGAAGTTCTGAGTGGACTTACCGAGGGCGAAGCGGTTGTCACTGCTGGACAGCATTCTCTAAAACAGGGGGAGAGTGTTAGGGTCGTTAATCCGTAA
- a CDS encoding mandelate racemase/muconate lactonizing enzyme family protein, translated as MKITAVDPFYLRMPDITTAADGTQDTLLVRIQTDTGLEGWGECDASPLVSLAVYCCPMSHGNIINIRTSLVGETLEGPNDVLRLSEKTLRNGLDIQQIQHAYSGAEIALWDVIGQHLNTPIYRLLAEMSGTSDIAHPKLPYASVLFGDTAEATHHIATRLREQGYRAAKFGWGPMGKFGEANDIALVRAAREGMGPDAQIMIDAGVVWGSDHETAYQRAEAFSQFSPTWLEEPLAPDAINAYGALTRRNPSVRIAGGEGSNTYRMAEDIIVHGGVQFVQIDTGRIGGILPSFQVRQLAERHGIQYVNHTFKSHLSLAASLHVFATNPDFNLLEYPAAGSELSQRLVTEPFHVESDGMVRIKELPGLGVSVDTEAIRPYLAPVRIEVGTDVVFEQGSL; from the coding sequence ATGAAAATCACCGCTGTCGATCCCTTTTATTTGCGGATGCCGGACATCACAACCGCAGCAGATGGTACACAAGACACACTTTTAGTACGCATCCAAACGGATACGGGCCTCGAAGGATGGGGTGAATGCGACGCCTCGCCGTTAGTCAGTCTCGCCGTTTATTGCTGTCCGATGTCGCACGGAAATATCATCAACATTCGCACTTCACTCGTTGGTGAAACGCTTGAGGGTCCCAATGATGTACTCCGACTGAGTGAAAAGACCCTCCGAAATGGATTGGACATTCAACAGATACAGCACGCTTATAGCGGTGCTGAAATCGCGCTGTGGGACGTTATTGGGCAGCACTTAAACACACCCATCTACCGTCTCCTCGCCGAGATGTCAGGGACATCTGACATAGCACATCCTAAGCTGCCGTATGCATCCGTCCTTTTTGGTGATACCGCCGAAGCGACCCACCACATAGCGACGAGGTTACGCGAACAGGGGTATCGCGCGGCGAAGTTCGGTTGGGGACCGATGGGAAAATTCGGTGAGGCAAATGACATCGCACTTGTGCGTGCAGCGCGTGAAGGCATGGGACCAGACGCACAGATTATGATTGATGCCGGCGTTGTTTGGGGGAGCGATCATGAAACGGCGTACCAGCGTGCTGAGGCCTTCTCGCAATTTTCGCCAACATGGCTGGAGGAACCGCTTGCTCCCGATGCAATCAATGCCTACGGTGCGCTAACGCGTCGGAATCCGTCGGTTCGTATTGCGGGAGGTGAAGGATCGAATACCTATCGGATGGCAGAAGATATCATCGTACACGGTGGGGTTCAGTTCGTGCAGATTGACACGGGACGTATCGGTGGGATTCTGCCTTCTTTTCAGGTCCGTCAACTCGCGGAACGGCACGGTATCCAGTATGTCAACCACACGTTCAAAAGTCACCTGAGTCTTGCCGCCTCACTCCACGTCTTCGCGACGAACCCTGATTTCAATCTATTAGAATATCCAGCAGCGGGATCGGAATTGTCGCAGCGGTTAGTCACGGAACCGTTTCATGTTGAATCCGATGGAATGGTTCGGATAAAAGAATTGCCCGGACTCGGTGTGAGTGTAGATACGGAAGCGATTCGCCCGTATTTAGCACCCGTGAGAATTGAAGTCGGAACGGATGTCGTCTTTGAACAGGGTAGTTTGTAG
- a CDS encoding sulfatase — translation MPTTQPNVLWIYGEDISPDLGCYGTPAVATPNIDRIASEGVRYTNAFVTCPVCSPSRSALITGTYQTHFDAHNHRSNRDKPLRADMKLITDCFREAGYFTCNSPGPPYERPGKTDFNFQREHPFDGIDWRERAEGQPFYAQINIPDTHRVFKPDPERPISPEEVELPPYYPDHPLVRKDWALYLESIQILDKKVGQILKRLDDEGLSNNTIIFFMSDHGRAHIRCKQFLYDGGTHIPLIVRGPRHVEPNTVDDKLISGVDFAPTTLSLAGIDIPDFMQGQVFLGADATSRDAIFAARDRCDGTDDRIRCVRTHRYKLIRNYHPERPYMQFNGYKKQQYPLWALMPLLSAEGKLSPAQQHFMKQTRSAEELYDLEADPYEINNLAADPDYDTVRNRLAAQLDAWIAETGDMGDIPESAEVTAYWDENMAGRFKQDMEKRGLSHDISDADYVAWWENYLFA, via the coding sequence ATGCCTACAACACAACCGAATGTCCTCTGGATTTATGGCGAAGATATCTCGCCCGACCTTGGCTGTTACGGCACACCTGCGGTTGCGACACCAAATATTGACCGAATCGCATCCGAAGGCGTTCGCTATACGAATGCTTTCGTCACCTGTCCCGTCTGCTCGCCAAGTCGCTCTGCGCTGATTACGGGGACCTATCAGACCCACTTTGACGCCCACAACCATCGCAGCAATCGTGATAAGCCGTTACGGGCGGATATGAAACTTATCACCGATTGTTTCCGGGAAGCAGGCTATTTTACCTGCAACAGTCCAGGACCCCCTTATGAGCGTCCCGGGAAAACCGATTTCAACTTTCAGCGCGAACATCCCTTTGACGGTATTGACTGGCGCGAACGCGCCGAAGGACAACCCTTTTACGCCCAGATTAACATCCCGGATACACATCGCGTCTTCAAGCCGGATCCAGAACGTCCTATTTCCCCTGAGGAGGTCGAGTTACCGCCTTACTATCCCGACCATCCCCTTGTTCGAAAGGATTGGGCACTCTACCTTGAGAGCATTCAGATTTTAGATAAAAAGGTCGGACAAATTCTCAAACGGCTGGATGATGAAGGGCTCTCCAACAACACTATCATTTTCTTTATGAGCGATCACGGACGCGCACATATCCGTTGCAAGCAGTTCCTCTATGATGGCGGCACCCATATTCCACTCATCGTTCGAGGTCCCCGACATGTTGAACCCAACACCGTCGATGACAAACTCATCAGCGGCGTTGATTTCGCACCGACAACGCTATCGCTCGCGGGCATTGACATTCCTGACTTCATGCAAGGGCAAGTTTTCCTCGGAGCAGATGCAACATCGCGCGACGCCATTTTCGCGGCGCGGGATCGGTGCGACGGAACGGATGACAGAATCCGTTGTGTCCGAACGCACCGCTATAAACTCATTCGCAATTATCACCCTGAGCGTCCCTATATGCAATTCAACGGCTACAAGAAACAGCAGTATCCACTCTGGGCATTGATGCCGTTGTTATCCGCAGAGGGTAAGTTATCGCCCGCGCAACAGCATTTCATGAAACAGACGCGGTCCGCCGAAGAGTTGTATGATTTGGAAGCGGATCCCTATGAAATTAATAACCTCGCCGCTGATCCAGACTATGACACCGTCCGAAACAGACTCGCCGCGCAGCTCGATGCGTGGATAGCAGAGACAGGCGACATGGGTGATATACCTGAATCCGCAGAGGTTACCGCGTATTGGGACGAAAATATGGCCGGAAGATTCAAGCAGGACATGGAAAAACGTGGACTCTCACACGATATAAGCGATGCGGATTACGTCGCATGGTGGGAAAACTACCTATTCGCGTAA
- a CDS encoding CDP-alcohol phosphatidyltransferase family protein: protein MALKAPIHQFTETRLIQITRRDFFYVSNILSTFRLLTVPFIFYFIYRAQWGVAIACGAVAVITDLLDGFFARRLKQHTQLGYILDPVADKLALSAGIFALAIFHARFPVWAFLVIVVRDTLIVLGNAVLAYKAKMITRSNLWGKCTSFFLSIVILLYLLRPIVPRLPTNIEFYGLCLALVFVFISTMSYARHMFRMLETQNRS from the coding sequence ATGGCACTAAAGGCTCCCATCCATCAATTTACCGAAACCCGGTTGATCCAGATTACACGTCGGGATTTCTTCTATGTTAGTAATATCTTATCGACTTTTCGACTCCTCACGGTTCCATTTATCTTTTACTTCATTTACCGTGCCCAGTGGGGCGTCGCTATCGCTTGTGGTGCTGTCGCCGTTATTACGGATCTGTTAGATGGGTTCTTTGCACGACGTTTGAAGCAGCACACTCAACTCGGTTATATTTTGGACCCAGTTGCAGATAAACTCGCCCTCTCCGCGGGAATCTTTGCGCTCGCTATATTCCATGCTAGGTTTCCGGTATGGGCATTTCTGGTGATTGTTGTGCGGGATACCTTAATCGTACTCGGCAATGCTGTCTTGGCATATAAGGCGAAAATGATTACCCGTTCTAATTTATGGGGAAAATGTACGAGTTTCTTTTTGTCAATTGTTATACTGCTTTATCTGCTCCGTCCCATAGTGCCACGCTTACCGACGAATATTGAATTTTACGGTCTTTGTCTCGCGCTGGTGTTCGTATTTATCTCAACGATGAGTTATGCGCGCCACATGTTCCGCATGTTAGAAACACAGAACCGTTCGTAA
- a CDS encoding Gfo/Idh/MocA family oxidoreductase, translating into MSKLNIALIGAGRRGSGAHLPVIAKLKHIYNLVAICDMDEEVATHYANEYGANPYTNVRDLVAHEQLDVVDITAPALAHHAIACFMADAGVHILCETPITVTLPTADLMIERAKANNVRLEIAENYYRVPRERFLSKVIEADIIGEVARIYRIFHEGGHHGMSMLRLRAGGEPKSMLGITQTSPVIPIIDRMKRHHTSDNWSLAFIEFDNNATALMVYSNVIHARSLGRGQTGISQIDGSKGTIVGEDIYVTPAEDLQSGALGIAYRPEQTTIDVDGVEVIEKIELQLPEQTVTWENPLKDYAISERQMAVADELLSIATAVLNDTEPEYGAALARQDQEMNIAMNESGNRSREAITFPLSDLTVTERDTHETYQQQHGHPIEDIEAGIDTFFPRR; encoded by the coding sequence ATGTCCAAACTCAACATCGCTTTAATTGGTGCAGGAAGGCGAGGCAGTGGCGCACATCTGCCTGTTATTGCGAAACTCAAACATATTTACAATCTCGTCGCAATTTGCGATATGGACGAAGAAGTAGCAACGCACTACGCTAACGAGTATGGCGCGAACCCGTACACCAACGTCCGAGATCTCGTCGCACATGAACAACTCGATGTCGTTGATATTACTGCTCCGGCGCTCGCACATCACGCGATTGCATGCTTTATGGCAGATGCCGGCGTTCACATCCTTTGTGAAACCCCTATTACTGTTACACTCCCCACAGCAGACCTGATGATTGAACGTGCCAAAGCAAATAATGTCAGACTTGAGATCGCTGAAAATTATTACCGTGTGCCACGTGAGCGGTTTTTGTCAAAGGTTATTGAAGCAGACATTATCGGCGAGGTCGCTCGGATCTACCGAATTTTCCATGAAGGGGGTCATCATGGAATGAGCATGCTCCGTCTCCGTGCGGGGGGTGAACCGAAATCCATGCTCGGTATCACGCAAACAAGCCCCGTAATTCCGATTATCGACCGAATGAAGCGGCATCATACAAGCGACAACTGGAGCCTCGCCTTCATTGAATTCGACAACAACGCCACCGCCCTCATGGTGTATTCCAACGTTATCCATGCCCGATCCTTGGGACGCGGGCAAACCGGCATTTCGCAGATTGATGGCAGCAAAGGCACCATTGTCGGTGAGGATATCTACGTAACACCCGCAGAGGATCTACAATCTGGCGCACTCGGCATCGCTTACCGCCCCGAGCAAACCACAATCGACGTAGATGGTGTCGAAGTCATTGAAAAGATCGAGTTGCAATTACCTGAACAGACCGTGACATGGGAAAACCCACTCAAGGACTATGCCATTTCTGAGAGACAAATGGCAGTAGCAGATGAGCTGCTCAGCATCGCCACAGCTGTGCTTAACGATACGGAACCCGAATACGGTGCAGCACTCGCTAGGCAAGACCAAGAGATGAACATCGCTATGAACGAATCCGGGAATCGTAGCAGAGAAGCCATTACTTTCCCGCTGAGCGATCTAACAGTGACAGAGCGTGACACCCACGAAACGTATCAGCAGCAACACGGACATCCCATTGAAGACATTGAAGCAGGAATTGATACATTCTTTCCACGCCGCTAA